One region of Polaribacter pectinis genomic DNA includes:
- a CDS encoding T9SS type B sorting domain-containing protein — translation MLKNNFSFFLLFLFGLLSFQHINAQLSKKHFIPPLTYAETGNANPEDQFFYISTPSNQNVSFRIKQVGFPTNDITGVVSSTSPQEIAIGNGDSQLFVDSRQTSVVFTDKGYIIEAEDVIYVSIRVSAGGGAQAGALISKGSSALGKTFRAGMFTNENPQTNYLNFISVMASENNTVVNFDDLPAGISIKNYSGALPISNIILNEGESYVVATNAADNTINRDALIGTLVTSDKEIVVNIGSANGSFHNGGGRDYGIDQIVDVSKIGSEYIFVKGDGSDGWENALIVAHEDNTTININGNGVTSTINAGEYFVIEGDNFNANGNMHVQTSKPVFAYQGIGANTSEANQGLFFVPPLSCENRGKVDNIPNIESIGTTTFTGGITIVTNKGATVNINSQPIANFSTSGPFDVDGNANYVTYKVTNLTGNISIESSEELYCAYFNQNGAATSGSFYSGFPSAPEINFDATVSALGNCIPNVTLKAANTDLFDTFEWFYDDETGGGFIATGVTAPTLKPTQPGKYKLKATIICTMSDFESIEVPVSICPDDYDGDTIIDNLDDDIDNDGILNCDESIGNANINITDINNPSITFQDNSTNSTIISSSFSQNSSGTANTFSGQPDGNFVSTLNAENISNLKYELNFTQNINFELTQASGANHTIVNGEFFIVKIGPNNKNITLLDPDNNLLVDTNFDGIFESGITTISASEIHFTFNPSPTGTTPFKFVANQVNNITFEHKSNSISATSIFNGNLLLTCFSRDSDNDGIEDMFDLDADNDGIPDAIETANDTDNDGVLNYLDLDADNDGIYDSTEAGHNLDTNFDGIVDNANTLIGANGLADNLETTPDNKTLSINYIITDTDADNNFNFLELDADNDNCNDVIEAGFTDENDDGILGNIPLQVDTNGKVINTVNGYTNPNANYTTSAPIVINTPFNDFTFCENSTSNITIDSNADGFQWQVSTDTTTWNNVNNNSVYNGATSTALQIISTPLTFNNNQYRVVLNRNGNSCNFISNSITLTVNPLPIPKENPTELKQCDSDPDKQTTFNLTLVEENISDNPKDTFQYFETETDAISGTPEVTDKTSYFVDTTGEAWVRTISEFGCFAISKINLTVSFTPNEPYEETFISCDDFLDEDGNDTTANSDTDGITNFDFSIAPSQITTDPDVEVEFYETEDDRTKSINKIRETQNISQYRNKNIPNTTGNRFPIFYKLISKSNNDCEGLGRIYLQVNAIPLANPVADLELCDDALSGNTTDGENININLRDNVPTILGTTQTEADYIVTFHTSQNDADDVTTTGITNDTNFRNTAQAGFTAGDISEQTIFVRVLDRNANPQCKNTAISFKIIVNPIPEVSNTITPLAVCDVATPTDSDPRNRIAQSIDLTSKNIEILNGRTNHRVAYYATQQHAVDGTPEITNPSNFQNNPSQTAFPSDFNTDDPGIQTIFFAVIDQGGNMCRSVFSTYQLLIYPEPNIPINISDYTDCDNTTDTEMDDTNGRNGDISLKNKIPEILANYQPAEFPDFDVTFYTSLAEAESGDKTLALDEDKFENSINNQTIYVRVENTKNTPVVCVHTRLSFKINIIPLPEFTVTGEDPDNPQILCLNYTTPHILEAENPASGYDYEWTDKNGTVLGTDQTQIVDKGGEYTVKATNTTTTCSRSRTIYVKESEKATLLEEYVTIIDESNNIGSQDNISIFIDTIKNSLGKGDYQFAIRNDDNGERIPFAGFQDEPLFENLEGGVYTIIVNDKNGCIADETLQISVIQFPKFFTPNGDGKNDTWVVKGANKDFYPNASINIFDRYGKLVAQIPIDSQGWNGTYNGKVLSSDDYWYNVQLIPADPTKQQVLKKGHFSLLRK, via the coding sequence ATGTTAAAAAATAACTTTTCTTTCTTTTTATTATTCCTTTTTGGTTTATTAAGTTTTCAACATATAAATGCTCAATTAAGTAAAAAACATTTTATACCGCCCTTAACTTACGCGGAAACAGGAAATGCAAATCCTGAAGATCAATTCTTTTACATTTCTACACCAAGTAACCAGAATGTTTCATTTAGAATAAAACAAGTAGGTTTTCCGACAAATGATATTACAGGTGTAGTTTCTAGCACAAGTCCGCAAGAAATAGCTATTGGAAATGGAGACAGTCAGTTGTTTGTAGATTCAAGACAAACAAGTGTTGTATTTACAGACAAAGGATATATAATTGAAGCTGAAGACGTTATTTATGTTTCCATAAGAGTTTCTGCTGGTGGTGGAGCACAAGCTGGGGCTTTAATTAGTAAAGGTTCTTCAGCTTTAGGTAAAACTTTTAGAGCAGGAATGTTTACCAATGAAAATCCGCAAACAAATTACCTAAACTTCATTTCTGTAATGGCTTCAGAAAATAATACGGTGGTTAATTTCGATGATTTGCCAGCAGGAATATCAATCAAAAATTATTCAGGAGCCTTACCAATTTCTAACATTATATTAAATGAAGGAGAAAGTTATGTTGTGGCAACTAATGCTGCAGACAATACAATAAATAGAGATGCTTTAATTGGTACTTTAGTTACTTCAGACAAAGAAATAGTTGTAAATATTGGTTCTGCAAATGGAAGTTTTCATAATGGTGGAGGAAGAGATTATGGAATTGATCAAATTGTAGATGTCTCTAAAATTGGCTCTGAATATATTTTTGTAAAAGGTGATGGTTCTGATGGTTGGGAAAATGCTTTAATAGTTGCTCATGAAGATAACACTACTATTAATATTAATGGAAACGGAGTTACATCAACCATAAATGCTGGCGAATATTTTGTTATAGAAGGTGATAATTTTAACGCTAATGGCAATATGCATGTACAAACTTCCAAACCTGTTTTTGCATATCAAGGAATTGGAGCAAACACAAGTGAAGCAAACCAAGGTTTGTTTTTTGTACCACCATTAAGTTGCGAAAACAGAGGAAAAGTAGATAACATACCAAATATAGAAAGTATTGGAACTACCACTTTTACAGGTGGAATTACAATTGTTACTAACAAAGGTGCAACTGTAAATATAAACTCACAACCAATTGCAAATTTCTCTACATCAGGGCCTTTTGATGTTGATGGAAACGCAAATTACGTTACTTATAAAGTAACAAATTTAACTGGAAACATTTCTATTGAAAGTAGCGAGGAATTGTATTGTGCTTATTTTAATCAAAATGGTGCCGCAACTTCTGGTAGTTTTTATTCTGGGTTTCCTTCTGCTCCAGAAATTAATTTCGACGCAACAGTTTCTGCACTTGGAAACTGCATACCAAATGTAACTTTAAAAGCCGCAAATACAGATTTATTTGATACGTTTGAGTGGTTTTACGACGATGAAACTGGTGGTGGTTTTATTGCAACTGGTGTAACTGCCCCAACTTTAAAACCAACTCAACCAGGTAAATACAAACTAAAAGCAACCATAATTTGTACAATGTCTGATTTTGAATCGATAGAAGTACCAGTTAGTATTTGTCCAGATGATTATGATGGAGATACTATAATAGACAATTTAGATGATGATATTGACAATGACGGAATCTTAAATTGCGATGAATCTATCGGAAATGCCAATATAAATATTACAGATATTAATAATCCAAGCATTACCTTTCAAGACAATTCTACAAACTCTACAATTATATCAAGTAGTTTTTCACAAAACTCTTCTGGCACAGCAAACACTTTTTCTGGCCAACCAGATGGTAATTTTGTTTCTACTTTAAATGCAGAAAATATTTCTAATTTAAAATACGAATTAAACTTCACCCAGAACATTAATTTTGAACTCACACAAGCTTCTGGTGCAAATCATACTATTGTAAATGGAGAGTTTTTTATCGTAAAAATTGGACCTAACAATAAAAACATTACACTTTTAGACCCAGACAACAACCTACTAGTTGACACTAATTTCGATGGTATTTTCGAATCAGGAATCACAACTATTTCTGCTTCAGAAATTCACTTTACATTCAACCCTTCTCCTACGGGAACAACTCCGTTTAAGTTTGTAGCAAATCAAGTTAATAATATTACTTTTGAACACAAATCGAATTCAATATCAGCAACCTCTATTTTTAATGGAAACCTATTATTGACTTGTTTTTCTCGAGATTCTGATAATGACGGAATCGAAGATATGTTCGATTTAGATGCTGATAATGATGGTATTCCTGATGCTATTGAAACAGCAAATGACACTGACAATGATGGCGTTTTAAATTATTTAGATTTAGATGCAGATAATGATGGTATTTACGATTCTACTGAAGCTGGCCATAATTTAGATACCAATTTCGACGGAATTGTAGACAATGCAAACACCTTAATTGGCGCAAACGGCTTGGCAGATAATTTAGAAACTACACCAGATAATAAAACGCTTTCTATCAACTACATAATTACTGATACAGATGCAGACAATAATTTTAATTTTCTTGAATTAGATGCTGATAATGATAATTGTAATGATGTTATAGAAGCTGGTTTTACAGACGAAAATGACGATGGAATTTTAGGTAACATTCCCTTACAAGTTGATACAAATGGAAAAGTTATAAATACCGTTAATGGATATACAAATCCTAACGCAAATTATACAACTTCTGCCCCAATTGTCATAAATACTCCTTTTAACGATTTTACGTTTTGCGAAAACTCAACCTCAAACATCACTATAGATTCTAATGCGGATGGGTTTCAGTGGCAAGTTTCTACAGATACAACAACTTGGAACAATGTAAACAACAATTCCGTTTACAATGGAGCAACTTCAACTGCATTGCAAATCATAAGTACTCCATTAACTTTTAATAACAATCAATACAGAGTTGTATTAAACAGAAATGGAAATAGCTGTAATTTTATTTCAAATTCAATAACTTTAACAGTAAACCCTTTACCAATTCCTAAAGAAAATCCAACAGAATTAAAACAATGTGATTCTGACCCAGACAAGCAAACAACTTTTAATTTAACCCTGGTTGAAGAAAATATTTCTGACAACCCTAAAGATACATTTCAATATTTTGAAACAGAAACAGATGCTATTTCTGGAACCCCAGAAGTTACAGATAAAACAAGTTATTTTGTTGATACAACTGGAGAAGCTTGGGTTAGAACAATATCAGAATTTGGATGTTTTGCTATTTCAAAAATTAATTTAACCGTAAGTTTTACACCTAATGAACCGTATGAAGAAACATTTATTTCTTGTGATGATTTTTTAGATGAAGATGGAAATGATACAACTGCAAATTCTGATACCGATGGAATAACTAATTTCGATTTCAGCATTGCTCCAAGTCAAATTACAACTGACCCAGATGTAGAAGTAGAATTTTACGAAACTGAAGATGATAGAACAAAATCTATCAATAAAATTAGAGAAACACAAAACATTTCTCAATATAGAAACAAAAATATACCCAATACAACCGGAAATAGATTTCCTATTTTTTATAAATTAATTAGCAAATCTAACAACGATTGTGAAGGTTTGGGTAGAATTTATTTACAAGTAAATGCCATTCCATTAGCAAATCCTGTTGCTGATTTAGAACTATGTGATGATGCCCTTTCTGGAAACACAACAGATGGAGAAAACATCAACATTAACTTAAGAGATAATGTACCAACAATTTTGGGTACAACACAAACTGAAGCAGATTATATTGTAACATTTCACACTTCTCAAAACGATGCAGATGATGTTACAACCACAGGAATTACAAACGATACTAACTTTAGAAACACTGCTCAGGCAGGCTTTACTGCTGGAGATATTAGCGAACAAACTATTTTTGTGCGTGTATTAGATAGAAACGCTAATCCACAATGTAAAAACACAGCTATTTCTTTTAAAATAATTGTAAATCCTATTCCAGAGGTTTCTAACACAATTACACCTCTTGCTGTTTGTGATGTGGCAACTCCTACTGATAGTGATCCTAGAAATAGAATTGCACAAAGCATAGATTTAACTTCTAAAAACATTGAAATCTTAAACGGAAGAACAAATCATAGAGTTGCTTATTATGCTACTCAACAACATGCTGTAGATGGAACTCCTGAAATTACAAATCCTAGTAATTTTCAAAACAATCCTTCGCAAACTGCTTTTCCTTCTGATTTTAATACAGATGATCCAGGAATACAAACCATTTTCTTTGCGGTTATAGATCAAGGTGGTAACATGTGTAGATCTGTCTTTTCTACTTATCAATTATTGATTTATCCTGAACCTAATATCCCTATTAATATCTCTGACTATACAGATTGTGACAACACAACTGACACAGAAATGGATGATACCAATGGTAGAAATGGAGATATTTCATTAAAAAATAAAATACCAGAAATTCTTGCAAACTATCAACCTGCAGAATTCCCTGATTTCGATGTTACTTTTTACACCTCTTTAGCTGAAGCTGAATCTGGTGATAAAACATTAGCTTTAGACGAAGATAAATTTGAAAACTCCATAAACAATCAAACCATTTATGTACGTGTAGAAAACACAAAAAACACACCTGTTGTTTGTGTGCACACTCGTTTATCATTCAAAATAAATATTATTCCTTTACCTGAATTTACGGTAACTGGAGAAGACCCAGACAATCCTCAAATTCTTTGTTTAAACTACACAACACCTCATATTTTAGAAGCTGAAAACCCTGCAAGTGGTTATGATTATGAATGGACAGATAAAAACGGAACTGTTTTAGGAACTGACCAAACTCAAATTGTAGATAAAGGCGGAGAATACACTGTAAAAGCCACAAATACTACAACTACTTGTAGTAGAAGCAGAACTATCTATGTAAAAGAATCGGAAAAAGCGACTTTGTTAGAAGAATATGTAACTATTATTGACGAATCTAACAATATTGGTTCTCAAGATAATATTTCAATTTTTATTGATACTATAAAAAATTCTTTAGGGAAAGGAGATTATCAATTTGCCATTAGAAATGATGATAATGGAGAGAGAATTCCGTTTGCTGGTTTTCAAGACGAACCCTTATTTGAAAATCTAGAAGGTGGTGTTTACACAATTATTGTAAATGATAAAAATGGTTGTATAGCTGATGAAACTCTTCAGATTTCTGTAATTCAATTTCCAAAATTCTTTACTCCAAATGGTGATGGAAAAAATGATACTTGGGTAGTAAAAGGTGCTAATAAAGATTTTTACCCGAATGCGAGTATTAATATCTTTGATAGATATGGAAAATTAGTGGCACAAATTCCTATAGACAGTCA